One Mycoavidus sp. HKI genomic region harbors:
- a CDS encoding lytic transglycosylase domain-containing protein, with translation MLKPIIYSLIFIGTYTTLPAHADCFDDAARYQHVNPIILRAIAWQESRNRPNAMRKNDNGSTDYGLMQINSIHLLALSGYGISSNTLMEPCASVYIAAWHLRQKMNKHGNTWQAIGAYHSETPVHRDKYSSQIIKILARWGITSPPR, from the coding sequence ATGCTAAAGCCGATTATTTACTCACTCATTTTTATTGGCACGTATACTACATTGCCAGCGCACGCCGATTGTTTTGACGACGCAGCGCGTTACCAACATGTGAATCCAATCATTCTACGCGCCATTGCCTGGCAAGAATCGCGCAATCGTCCTAACGCCATGCGCAAAAACGATAATGGCTCAACCGATTACGGCTTGATGCAAATTAATTCAATCCATCTTTTAGCGCTATCTGGATATGGCATTTCATCTAACACTTTGATGGAACCTTGCGCCAGCGTTTATATTGCGGCTTGGCATTTGCGCCAAAAGATGAATAAACACGGTAATACTTGGCAAGCAATTGGCGCTTATCATTCTGAAACGCCGGTGCATCGCGACAAATATTCGAGCCAAATTATTAAAATTCTGGCTCGCTGGGGCATCACCTCCCCGCCGCGTTGA
- the gspD gene encoding type II secretion system secretin GspD yields MRYLIYVLFAAWLVIQPARAQVTLNFVNAEIDQVAKAIGAATNQTIIVDPRIKGQLNLVSERSVSAAQALKTLQSALRMQGFALVQDHGVLKVVPEADAKQQGVPVFIGNTPQAKGDQVITQVFQLRHEAASSLVPVLRPLISANNTITAYPANNTLVVTDYADNVRRIARIIAGVDTAIGRNIEVVPLKNANALDLAAQLQKILDPGPVGSADATLKMSVLADSRTNSLILRASSQARMKAAKQLIAKLDLPTQELGNIHVVPLRNADAVELAQTLRGILGEKGGATSTANSALNSFNSSGGGLGGMASGSTGIPGMPPLPTGRGSRAARSQSGAQASSLSNPFGSSASGGASNSSDTGSASGMIQANAATNSLVITASEPVYRNLRRVIDQLDTRRAQVYIESLIVEVSSGDMARFGIQWQAVLNMGGANALFGGANYTMDKDPGTNIVKLATSPYMAAKDPRASLVYPAEGLNIGYLRNYGKFLGLGGLLQALNSLGNTNVLSTPTMVTLDNEEARIVVGQNVPILTGAYSQTAGANQAITPFQTFERQDVGVTLHVKPKITEGGVIQLQIYQEDSGVVANSQDSSGGVTLNKRAIQSTVLADDGQIIVLGGLLQDKYSDGNSKVPVLGDIPLLGSLFRYEGKRREKTNLMVFLRPVIIRNAQDAQRVSLDRYDYMRAQTTNFGTDNWLVRDQNTPVMPGAPLPLSEGGVAAPALSPQQRSVPPSAHQPEDSSALGVPPNARWLNDLPGMDEAGARP; encoded by the coding sequence ATGCGTTATCTAATTTATGTTCTTTTTGCTGCATGGCTCGTGATTCAGCCTGCGCGGGCGCAAGTTACGCTGAATTTTGTGAACGCGGAAATTGATCAGGTTGCTAAAGCGATCGGGGCGGCCACGAATCAAACCATCATTGTTGACCCGCGCATTAAGGGGCAACTTAACTTGGTGTCCGAGCGCTCTGTAAGTGCGGCGCAAGCCCTGAAAACGTTGCAATCGGCGCTGCGTATGCAGGGTTTTGCCTTGGTGCAGGATCATGGTGTGCTAAAAGTCGTGCCGGAAGCCGATGCGAAGCAGCAAGGCGTGCCCGTTTTTATCGGCAATACACCGCAGGCAAAAGGCGACCAGGTCATCACGCAAGTCTTTCAGCTACGCCACGAAGCGGCGAGTAGCTTGGTGCCTGTATTGCGTCCGCTGATTTCCGCCAATAATACAATTACTGCGTATCCAGCAAATAACACGCTAGTCGTGACCGACTACGCCGATAATGTTCGACGTATTGCAAGGATCATCGCCGGAGTCGATACAGCGATTGGCCGCAATATCGAAGTGGTGCCACTGAAAAATGCCAATGCACTTGACCTTGCTGCACAATTACAAAAAATATTAGATCCGGGTCCAGTTGGCAGCGCCGACGCCACTCTGAAAATGTCAGTGCTAGCAGATTCGCGCACCAATTCGTTGATTTTGCGCGCTTCTAGCCAAGCACGGATGAAAGCAGCAAAACAACTGATCGCAAAACTTGATTTACCTACGCAAGAGCTTGGCAATATTCATGTGGTGCCACTGCGCAATGCCGATGCAGTCGAGCTTGCTCAAACTTTGCGTGGCATATTGGGTGAAAAAGGGGGCGCTACCTCAACTGCCAATAGTGCGCTGAATTCATTTAATTCGAGTGGTGGCGGGTTGGGCGGTATGGCAAGCGGCTCCACCGGCATACCTGGCATGCCTCCTTTGCCAACGGGCAGAGGCAGTCGTGCTGCGCGCAGTCAGTCTGGCGCCCAGGCAAGCTCATTGAGTAATCCATTCGGTAGTTCAGCCAGCGGTGGCGCGAGCAATAGCAGCGACACGGGTTCAGCCAGCGGCATGATTCAGGCCAATGCCGCGACTAATTCACTCGTTATCACCGCCTCAGAGCCGGTTTATCGGAATTTGCGTAGAGTGATTGATCAACTCGATACACGCCGCGCTCAAGTGTATATAGAATCATTGATTGTCGAGGTTTCATCAGGCGATATGGCCCGCTTTGGGATTCAATGGCAGGCTGTGTTGAATATGGGTGGAGCGAATGCCTTATTTGGCGGCGCTAATTACACCATGGACAAAGATCCCGGGACCAATATTGTCAAGCTGGCAACCAGTCCTTACATGGCGGCAAAAGATCCGCGTGCGTCGCTGGTTTATCCAGCAGAAGGGTTGAATATTGGTTATCTGCGCAACTATGGCAAATTTTTAGGATTGGGTGGGTTGTTACAAGCGCTTAATTCGCTCGGCAACACGAATGTGCTCTCTACGCCTACGATGGTCACTCTTGATAATGAAGAAGCGAGAATTGTAGTCGGGCAGAATGTGCCTATTTTGACTGGCGCATATTCGCAAACGGCTGGGGCGAATCAAGCCATTACGCCTTTCCAGACTTTTGAGCGGCAAGATGTGGGCGTGACGCTACATGTGAAGCCTAAAATCACTGAAGGGGGGGTGATTCAGCTGCAGATTTATCAGGAAGACTCTGGCGTGGTCGCTAATTCCCAGGATAGTTCAGGTGGGGTGACGCTGAATAAGCGAGCAATCCAATCGACCGTCCTGGCGGATGATGGCCAGATCATCGTGCTGGGGGGGCTATTGCAAGATAAATATAGCGATGGCAATTCTAAAGTGCCTGTGCTTGGCGATATACCTCTGCTTGGATCCCTCTTTCGCTATGAAGGTAAAAGGCGCGAAAAGACAAACCTGATGGTATTTCTACGCCCGGTGATCATTCGCAATGCACAAGATGCGCAACGTGTCTCGCTTGATCGTTATGACTATATGCGCGCCCAGACGACAAATTTTGGCACGGATAATTGGCTTGTGCGTGATCAAAATACGCCCGTGATGCCAGGCGCGCCGTTGCCACTTAGCGAGGGGGGCGTCGCGGCTCCCGCGCTTAGCCCCCAACAACGAAGCGTTCCCCCATCGGCTCACCAACCGGAGGATTCTTCTGCCTTAGGCGTGCCGCCTAACGCTCGCTGGCTCAATGATTTACCAGGCATGGATGAGGCTGGGGCGCGGCCGTGA
- the gspE gene encoding type II secretion system ATPase GspE: MQPGFSREAPSSLVARMIPYGFARAGQILAAHQHSDSLEVWISERTLASSLAEVARQFGALRLVRVAADELVQAINRAYALQDGSAAQVVGEVEGEVDLSRLMQDIPEVEDLLESEDDAPIIRMINALFTQAAREGASDIHIEPFEKASVVRFRIDGTLRDIVRPQKALHGALISRIKIMAQLDIAEKRLPQDGRITLRVAGRPVDVRVSTLPTGHGERAVLRLLEKDAQRLNLDTLGMAAATQVQFDKLIAHPHGIVLVTGPTGSGKTTTLYAALSRLETASTNIMTVEDPIEYDLSGIGQTQVNERIGMNFARALRSILRQDPDIIMIGEIRDLETAQIAVQASLTGHLVLATLHTNDAASAVTRLTDMGVEPYLLASSLLGVLAQRLVRCLCPTCRLERADGWHASGCEQCGQSGYQGRRGVYELLVLNDAIRTLIHQQVADVELLAAGRANGMRTLREDAQRWLAAGVTSLEEVIRVTGE; encoded by the coding sequence GTGCAACCAGGGTTTTCCCGCGAAGCCCCGTCGTCTTTGGTGGCGCGGATGATACCCTATGGTTTCGCTCGGGCAGGTCAAATTTTGGCAGCGCATCAACATAGTGACAGCCTTGAAGTTTGGATTAGCGAGCGCACGCTAGCGAGCTCATTGGCTGAGGTGGCACGTCAATTTGGCGCCTTGCGCCTTGTGCGTGTGGCGGCCGACGAGTTGGTGCAAGCCATTAACCGTGCTTATGCGCTGCAGGATGGAAGCGCGGCACAAGTCGTGGGTGAGGTCGAAGGCGAGGTCGATTTATCTCGGCTGATGCAAGATATCCCTGAGGTTGAGGACCTGCTTGAATCGGAAGATGATGCGCCGATTATCCGCATGATCAATGCCCTATTTACGCAAGCCGCGCGAGAAGGGGCCTCGGATATTCATATTGAACCTTTTGAGAAAGCATCCGTTGTGCGGTTTCGCATCGATGGTACCCTGCGCGATATAGTGCGCCCGCAAAAAGCATTGCATGGCGCGTTGATTTCTCGCATTAAGATTATGGCGCAGCTTGATATTGCCGAAAAACGGTTGCCGCAAGATGGTCGCATTACCTTGCGGGTTGCCGGGCGGCCCGTCGATGTGCGGGTTTCGACACTGCCGACTGGGCATGGTGAGCGCGCTGTATTGCGTTTGCTTGAGAAAGATGCGCAACGGCTGAATCTCGATACGCTTGGCATGGCCGCCGCGACGCAAGTGCAATTCGATAAATTAATCGCCCATCCGCATGGCATTGTGTTGGTCACGGGTCCAACCGGCTCAGGCAAAACAACCACTTTATATGCGGCGCTATCGCGGCTTGAGACCGCTAGCACCAATATCATGACAGTTGAAGATCCGATTGAGTACGATCTGTCTGGGATTGGTCAAACGCAGGTTAATGAACGGATTGGCATGAATTTTGCGCGTGCCCTCCGCTCGATCTTACGGCAAGACCCTGACATTATCATGATTGGCGAAATTCGAGACCTTGAGACAGCGCAGATCGCTGTGCAGGCCTCGTTGACCGGACATTTAGTGCTGGCTACGCTACACACCAATGATGCTGCCTCAGCTGTCACCCGGCTAACGGATATGGGCGTTGAGCCCTATTTACTCGCTTCCAGCTTGCTAGGCGTGCTGGCGCAACGGCTGGTGCGCTGCTTATGCCCCACTTGCCGGCTTGAACGCGCTGATGGTTGGCATGCATCTGGCTGTGAACAATGTGGCCAATCGGGTTACCAAGGCCGGCGTGGCGTCTACGAACTGCTCGTACTCAATGATGCAATCCGCACACTGATTCACCAGCAAGTCGCCGACGTTGAATTGCTAGCAGCGGGGCGGGCTAATGGGATGCGCACCTTGCGTGAAGATGCGCAACGCTGGCTAGCGGCAGGCGTGACTTCGCTTGAAGAGGTGATCCGTGTTACCGGCGAATAG
- the gspF gene encoding type II secretion system inner membrane protein GspF produces the protein MSAFRFEAIDSSGKTQRGVLEADSARAARSQLRLQALTPLLVESAGSRTRSARHERLAFGRRLSQREQAIFTRQLASLLTAGLPLDEILGVLAEQAERDYVRELVAAIRAEVLSGQSLAGALSIHPHDFPDIYRALVSAGEQTGKLDIVLARLADYIEQRNTLRQKIQLAFTYPAIVTLVAFGIVAFLLSYVVPQVVSVFSSTKQQLPLLTVAMLALSNFVKQGWWGMLITGGLISWLLRRILRQPGPRLTFHRWLLDVPLLGKLVRGYNTVRFASTLAILTAAGVPILRALQAAGETLNNVAMRQNIDQATVRVREGTSLSRALAGTHTFAPVLVHLIRAGEATGDLTAMLERAASGEAAELERRTLFLTSLLEPLLILAMGGVVLMIVLAVMMPIIELNQMVG, from the coding sequence ATGTCGGCGTTTCGCTTTGAAGCCATTGACTCATCTGGCAAAACACAGCGCGGTGTGCTGGAGGCGGATAGTGCGCGAGCTGCTCGCAGCCAGTTGCGTTTGCAGGCGCTTACCCCGCTTTTGGTTGAGTCAGCCGGCAGCCGCACGCGCAGTGCGCGCCATGAGCGGCTTGCCTTCGGGCGCCGTTTATCGCAGCGCGAGCAAGCGATCTTCACGCGCCAGCTTGCCAGCCTATTGACCGCCGGTTTGCCGCTCGATGAAATTCTCGGCGTGCTGGCTGAGCAAGCAGAGCGTGATTATGTGCGTGAATTGGTCGCGGCGATTCGGGCTGAAGTGTTGAGTGGGCAGTCGCTGGCAGGTGCCTTGAGCATACACCCGCATGATTTTCCGGATATTTATCGTGCCCTGGTTTCCGCCGGCGAGCAAACTGGCAAGCTCGATATCGTGTTGGCGCGCCTTGCGGACTATATTGAACAACGCAATACGTTACGGCAAAAAATTCAATTGGCCTTTACTTATCCAGCGATTGTAACGCTAGTCGCTTTTGGCATTGTCGCGTTTTTACTAAGTTATGTGGTGCCGCAGGTCGTGAGCGTGTTCTCCAGTACTAAACAGCAACTACCGTTATTAACGGTGGCGATGCTGGCGTTGTCCAATTTCGTTAAGCAGGGCTGGTGGGGTATGCTGATAACAGGGGGGCTGATAAGCTGGCTGCTAAGACGTATTTTACGCCAGCCAGGCCCTCGGCTGACCTTTCATCGTTGGCTGTTGGATGTGCCGTTGCTCGGCAAACTCGTGCGTGGTTATAACACCGTACGTTTTGCCAGTACGCTAGCCATCTTGACCGCAGCTGGAGTGCCTATTTTACGGGCGCTGCAGGCCGCCGGCGAGACACTTAACAATGTTGCCATGCGTCAAAATATTGACCAGGCAACGGTGCGGGTGCGTGAAGGCACTTCTCTCTCGCGCGCACTGGCTGGCACACATACCTTTGCCCCGGTGCTGGTCCATTTAATCCGCGCTGGTGAAGCGACTGGCGATTTGACTGCGATGCTTGAGCGTGCAGCGAGTGGCGAAGCCGCTGAGCTTGAGCGCCGTACCCTATTTTTAACGAGTTTGCTGGAGCCGCTGCTGATTCTTGCGATGGGCGGCGTGGTGTTAATGATTGTGTTGGCAGTGATGATGCCGATTATTGAATTAAATCAAATGGTGGGGTGA
- a CDS encoding type II secretion system protein N has protein sequence MISIQSSALVRITSLTLFALFCATSTYWFITLNSPHTTPLSAASASRAPVKVDYANQLFGGQANSVRSDFQLAGVLALQEGGAAAIIGQAGKPLRAISVGQPIDQNTRLNEVRARSVIIEQSGIKSEVFLPAATESPTIYMR, from the coding sequence ATGATATCTATTCAAAGCTCCGCTTTAGTGCGGATTACTTCACTCACGCTATTTGCGCTTTTCTGTGCAACATCAACGTATTGGTTCATTACGTTGAACTCCCCTCACACAACTCCTCTATCGGCTGCCAGCGCGAGCCGGGCGCCGGTAAAAGTCGATTATGCCAACCAGCTATTTGGAGGACAAGCTAATTCAGTCCGTAGCGATTTTCAATTAGCCGGCGTGCTCGCCCTTCAAGAGGGCGGCGCTGCCGCCATTATCGGGCAAGCGGGCAAGCCCCTACGGGCGATTTCTGTTGGCCAGCCAATTGATCAAAACACACGCCTTAACGAAGTTCGCGCGCGCTCAGTTATTATTGAGCAAAGCGGCATTAAAAGCGAAGTATTTTTACCCGCAGCAACCGAGTCGCCGACTATTTATATGCGCTAA
- the gspG gene encoding type II secretion system major pseudopilin GspG, protein MRDYPNRASALSRVLPSQRGFTLIEVMVVIAILGILAALVVPKIMSRPDEARRIAAVQDIKTIAQALKLYRLDNIRYPTQEQGLRALIEKPLTDPVPNNWKDGGYLERLPNDPWGHPYQYLNPGVHDEIDIFSYGASGSSGNDGREIGSWQ, encoded by the coding sequence ATGCGCGATTACCCAAATAGGGCCAGCGCTTTAAGCCGCGTTTTACCTTCTCAGCGTGGTTTTACTTTAATCGAAGTCATGGTTGTCATCGCGATTCTGGGTATTCTTGCCGCCTTGGTCGTGCCGAAAATCATGAGCCGTCCAGATGAGGCGCGCCGGATTGCGGCGGTACAAGACATTAAAACGATCGCGCAGGCGCTTAAACTTTATCGTCTCGATAATATCCGTTATCCAACGCAAGAGCAGGGTTTACGCGCTTTGATCGAGAAACCGTTAACCGACCCAGTACCAAATAATTGGAAAGATGGCGGTTATCTAGAACGTTTGCCAAACGACCCTTGGGGTCATCCGTACCAATATCTCAATCCTGGCGTGCATGATGAGATCGATATTTTTAGCTATGGAGCCAGTGGCTCGTCAGGTAATGATGGGCGCGAGATTGGCTCGTGGCAATAG
- a CDS encoding GspH/FimT family pseudopilin, producing MGARLARGNSLANAPRPLCIARGFTLLEMLVVLVIAGLLISLAALSISRNPRTELAEEAQRLALLLESAANEAQVRAQSIAWEPVSGGYRFLIQVEKDWRVLRDDLFAPRQWRTQLNAITIRYSGGQELAERVIFGTESIDIAVIVTLYSNAAQLNVVSNGNGRYEVQENKI from the coding sequence ATGGGCGCGAGATTGGCTCGTGGCAATAGTTTGGCTAATGCACCTCGGCCCTTATGCATAGCGAGAGGGTTCACCCTGCTCGAAATGCTGGTTGTGCTGGTGATTGCTGGCTTGCTGATTTCTTTGGCGGCTTTATCCATTAGCCGTAACCCGCGCACCGAGCTTGCCGAAGAGGCGCAACGCCTTGCTTTATTGCTTGAGTCGGCGGCGAATGAAGCGCAAGTGCGGGCGCAGTCAATTGCATGGGAGCCAGTGTCAGGAGGATATCGTTTCCTGATCCAGGTGGAAAAAGACTGGCGTGTGTTGCGCGATGATCTATTTGCCCCCCGTCAATGGCGTACCCAGCTCAACGCTATAACGATTCGTTATTCGGGTGGACAAGAACTCGCCGAACGGGTCATATTCGGTACGGAAAGCATTGATATAGCCGTCATCGTGACACTTTATTCAAATGCTGCACAGCTTAATGTGGTGAGCAATGGCAATGGCCGTTATGAAGTGCAAGAAAACAAAATATAG
- the gspI gene encoding type II secretion system minor pseudopilin GspI, protein MKCKKTKYSAHVAGFTMIEALIALTIIAIALAASLRAAGSLALGGRELHDRLLAGFSADNVLGQLHLERAWPQLGAINFACPQGNAAFICIRTVSATPNPSFRRVDVVVKRPGLNNELVHLMTVVANETQRPL, encoded by the coding sequence ATGAAGTGCAAGAAAACAAAATATAGCGCTCACGTCGCTGGTTTTACGATGATTGAAGCACTCATTGCGCTCACTATTATCGCGATTGCACTGGCGGCATCGTTGCGCGCAGCAGGGAGTTTGGCGCTGGGAGGGCGCGAGTTGCATGATCGACTATTGGCGGGTTTTAGTGCAGATAATGTACTTGGGCAGCTGCATCTAGAACGTGCTTGGCCGCAGCTTGGCGCAATAAATTTTGCTTGTCCCCAGGGGAATGCCGCTTTTATCTGCATCCGCACCGTGTCGGCGACTCCCAATCCGAGTTTTCGGCGGGTCGATGTGGTGGTGAAGCGGCCGGGGCTTAATAATGAACTGGTGCATTTGATGACGGTGGTGGCGAATGAAACGCAACGGCCGTTGTAA
- a CDS encoding type II secretion system protein J, with product MKRNGRCKYQAGFTLIELLVAITILALVAVLSWRGLDQIVRTRDVVTVSMAEGRALAQFFDQVGIDVRQAALEREIGQSPMAFGGGQLQIVRQLNLSGQAPRLQVVRYHVPQGRVLRTASPPLATLGQLRAALAAGADMEGWSVVELMGGVVAVNLRAWVPQLGWTANMLDVQAALNKNLSQLTGGRAPNAPPARSITGIELSVRVVNAQHALTRILLVGE from the coding sequence ATGAAACGCAACGGCCGTTGTAAGTATCAAGCAGGCTTCACGCTGATCGAATTACTGGTCGCCATTACAATTCTTGCGTTGGTTGCTGTGCTGTCCTGGCGTGGCCTTGATCAAATTGTGCGGACGCGCGATGTGGTGACCGTATCGATGGCAGAGGGACGCGCGTTGGCACAGTTTTTTGACCAGGTGGGGATTGATGTGCGGCAAGCAGCTCTGGAGCGGGAGATTGGTCAGTCGCCGATGGCTTTTGGTGGGGGGCAGTTGCAAATTGTGCGCCAGCTTAATTTGTCTGGGCAGGCGCCGCGTTTACAAGTCGTGCGTTACCACGTGCCGCAAGGGCGAGTATTGCGTACAGCTTCGCCTCCTTTGGCAACGCTTGGGCAGTTGCGCGCAGCGCTGGCTGCTGGTGCCGACATGGAAGGCTGGAGCGTAGTGGAGCTCATGGGTGGGGTGGTTGCGGTGAATCTGCGCGCCTGGGTGCCACAACTAGGTTGGACGGCCAATATGCTCGATGTGCAAGCCGCTTTAAATAAAAATTTAAGTCAATTGACTGGGGGGCGAGCGCCTAACGCGCCGCCTGCGCGGAGCATAACAGGCATTGAATTGAGTGTACGCGTGGTGAACGCACAGCACGCGCTCACCCGAATTCTATTGGTAGGGGAGTAA
- the gspK gene encoding type II secretion system minor pseudopilin GspK — protein sequence MRTALLYSSGYVGLNRVRGAAMITALFVVTLSAMLVSGLLWRQQIQIRRIENQQMILQAQWVQRGALDWTRFILRAAADTSPIDYLGGIWAVPIAQTRLSDLLGRAGAAGEAYGQDTYLSGSIEDAQAKFNLRNLVTMPRSGQLALDVVQIASFERLLAILNLKPELAKVVALQLRASLMHSGQLFPERANPKLKISAGSDNLESQAEDPLLPINSVAGLLDIPGFTAEIVEQLKPFVTVLPQPTTVNVNTVSAEVLASMIPGFDVAKAQMLLALREQVFFVNTGDFTNRLRTIAGPQLEFDTSQFDVKTNFFVIHGHVQYDRALLLRDVLVYRHSSTHSTRIIKYA from the coding sequence TTGCGTACCGCTCTCCTCTATTCTTCCGGTTATGTTGGCCTAAATCGTGTCCGCGGCGCAGCAATGATTACGGCTCTTTTTGTGGTGACGTTGTCGGCGATGTTGGTGTCCGGGTTGCTATGGCGGCAGCAGATTCAAATTCGCCGAATCGAAAATCAACAGATGATACTGCAGGCCCAGTGGGTGCAGCGCGGCGCGCTTGATTGGACGCGCTTTATCTTGCGCGCGGCAGCAGATACTTCGCCGATTGATTATCTCGGTGGCATTTGGGCGGTGCCTATTGCACAGACGCGGCTATCCGATTTACTTGGGCGAGCAGGGGCCGCGGGCGAGGCATATGGGCAAGACACTTATTTATCCGGTTCGATTGAAGATGCACAGGCGAAATTCAATTTACGGAATTTGGTGACAATGCCCCGGTCCGGACAGTTAGCCTTAGATGTTGTGCAGATTGCCAGCTTTGAGCGTTTGTTAGCCATCCTCAATTTAAAGCCAGAGTTGGCAAAGGTTGTCGCTTTGCAACTGCGCGCGTCGCTGATGCATTCAGGGCAGCTTTTTCCAGAGCGGGCAAATCCTAAGCTGAAAATCTCAGCGGGCAGCGACAACCTAGAGAGTCAAGCAGAAGATCCGTTATTGCCAATAAATTCGGTGGCGGGCTTGCTCGATATACCCGGTTTTACTGCAGAAATTGTCGAGCAGCTCAAACCATTTGTTACGGTCTTGCCGCAGCCAACCACGGTCAATGTGAATACGGTGAGCGCTGAAGTATTGGCATCCATGATTCCAGGTTTTGATGTGGCAAAGGCGCAAATGTTGTTAGCCTTGCGCGAGCAGGTTTTTTTTGTCAACACAGGCGATTTTACGAACCGTTTGCGCACGATTGCTGGGCCGCAGCTTGAGTTTGATACGAGCCAATTTGACGTAAAAACAAATTTCTTTGTCATCCATGGACATGTTCAGTATGATCGCGCGCTACTATTGCGCGATGTGTTAGTGTACCGCCACAGTTCAACGCATAGTACACGCATCATTAAGTATGCGTGA
- the gspL gene encoding type II secretion system protein GspL, translating to MTTLVVQLPARDPALSPAQWQLPALPFMLFDRRDRVLRAGKSSVALLPKARATVLLVAARDLLMLTVALAPLKGARLRQALPNVIEEHLIQDPQACHIALDPMVVGSNQRVLATVDRAWFRFVYEAFIGAGHRGLRAVPITRCLSVEGTVAAEATVESAADKKAAPLFAIIIGHPESIASALPSDIAAPCVELALIRDGHGQGLMVPLDALNDTLSALAADAPLALYQLTDVPGPPSSTALPLPYADKPSLSFEALARQALTCPFNLCQFEFAEQSWRPRRGTLKHWRLPFGLVVATLMVAVIGANLQWLLLARQQTALSTQHIEVLLSAFPKTTVVLNPPQQMTRQLDALRIAAGELSPADFLSLAEGLARSLGTIPADAIVQLDYRNRLLEVGFKPTAKIDETFVQRLASQGLEGHFTQGKWIIRGRG from the coding sequence TTGACGACACTCGTGGTTCAATTACCCGCCCGCGACCCAGCACTCAGCCCTGCGCAATGGCAGTTGCCGGCTTTGCCATTTATGCTTTTTGACCGGCGCGACCGCGTGTTACGCGCGGGTAAATCATCCGTCGCGCTCCTGCCTAAAGCACGGGCCACGGTCTTGCTGGTTGCCGCACGCGATCTACTCATGTTAACTGTGGCGCTTGCGCCACTGAAGGGCGCACGTTTACGGCAAGCTTTACCCAATGTGATCGAGGAGCATTTAATCCAAGATCCGCAAGCCTGTCATATTGCGCTTGACCCTATGGTAGTGGGAAGCAATCAGCGCGTGCTGGCAACGGTTGATCGTGCCTGGTTTCGTTTTGTCTATGAAGCTTTTATCGGAGCCGGACATCGCGGCTTACGCGCGGTACCGATTACGCGCTGCTTGTCTGTAGAAGGTACGGTAGCGGCTGAGGCCACGGTTGAGAGTGCAGCAGATAAAAAAGCCGCGCCTTTATTCGCCATCATCATTGGGCACCCTGAATCGATCGCTTCAGCCTTGCCGTCGGATATCGCGGCGCCCTGCGTTGAGCTTGCTTTAATCCGTGACGGACATGGCCAAGGTCTGATGGTCCCGCTGGATGCGTTAAACGATACGCTAAGTGCGCTGGCCGCGGACGCACCGCTTGCCTTATACCAGCTCACCGACGTGCCAGGTCCGCCATCTTCTACGGCACTGCCGTTACCGTATGCGGATAAGCCGTCACTATCCTTTGAGGCATTGGCGCGGCAAGCGCTAACCTGCCCCTTTAATTTGTGCCAATTTGAATTTGCAGAACAATCATGGCGCCCCAGGCGCGGTACCTTAAAGCACTGGCGTTTGCCATTTGGCTTAGTAGTCGCAACCTTAATGGTGGCGGTGATTGGCGCTAACCTACAGTGGCTGTTGTTGGCTCGACAGCAAACCGCGCTTAGCACGCAGCACATTGAAGTATTGCTGAGTGCTTTTCCAAAAACAACGGTAGTACTGAATCCCCCTCAACAAATGACGCGCCAACTCGATGCTTTGCGGATAGCCGCTGGCGAGCTTTCGCCCGCTGATTTTTTAAGCCTAGCGGAGGGGCTTGCACGCTCGCTCGGGACGATACCTGCTGATGCTATTGTGCAGTTGGATTATCGTAACCGTCTGCTTGAAGTGGGCTTTAAGCCCACGGCAAAGATTGATGAAACCTTTGTGCAACGGCTCGCTAGCCAAGGGCTCGAAGGACATTTTACGCAAGGCAAATGGATCATTAGGGGGCGTGGATGA